A region of Streptomyces sp. TG1A-60 DNA encodes the following proteins:
- a CDS encoding DUF4331 domain-containing protein, which yields MTPTSRSGAGRRSVASLICGSLAAGGLAAAGVTALEPGAASASSHREAPLISGEPQFDNTDVYAFVSPDKPDTTTIIANWIPFEEPAGGPNFFTFAEDAQYDIRVDQDGDAQEDLVFRYTFETKTKNDKTFLYNTGVVESLDDPDLNITQTYDIELIKLKNRRAVSKTKLADDVRVAPSNVGKASMPNYKKLRDDAVYKTASGVTTYAGQADDPFFLDLRVFDLLYGGDLSEVGRDTLKQYNVNSIALQVPSEALVESEDQPIVGIWSTTQRKGANGRFHQVSRLGMPLVNEVVNPIRDKDTFNASSPVDDAQFLKNVTEPELPKLIEAIYQIPAPEEPRNDLVDVFLKGVEGLNQPPHVTPSEQLRLNTSIEPTKKPKRLGVLDGDNQGFPNGRRLTDDVIDIALQVVEGELLGAKNDLGDAVDKNDKKFGKSFPYVGLPTAGSRGKTVEGNTTNSVRSALGTGVESGTDDTTLIATSAGAGAAGVLLIGTGLLWWRRRMNDRAYY from the coding sequence ATGACACCTACTTCCAGGAGCGGCGCGGGGCGCAGGAGCGTCGCGTCCCTCATCTGTGGTTCGCTGGCCGCCGGAGGGCTCGCAGCCGCCGGCGTCACCGCGCTGGAACCGGGGGCGGCCTCCGCCTCCAGCCATCGCGAGGCCCCGCTGATCTCGGGGGAGCCCCAGTTCGACAACACGGACGTGTACGCGTTCGTCAGCCCGGACAAGCCGGACACGACGACGATCATCGCGAACTGGATCCCCTTCGAGGAACCGGCGGGCGGACCGAACTTCTTCACGTTCGCCGAGGACGCGCAGTACGACATCCGCGTCGACCAGGACGGCGACGCGCAGGAGGACCTGGTCTTCCGCTACACGTTCGAGACGAAGACGAAGAACGACAAGACGTTCCTGTACAACACGGGCGTCGTGGAGAGCCTCGACGACCCGGACCTCAACATCACGCAGACGTACGACATCGAGCTCATCAAGCTCAAGAACCGGCGCGCGGTCTCCAAGACGAAGCTCGCGGACGACGTGCGGGTGGCGCCGTCGAACGTCGGCAAGGCGTCGATGCCGAACTACAAGAAGCTGCGCGACGACGCCGTCTACAAGACCGCGAGCGGGGTGACGACGTACGCCGGCCAGGCCGATGACCCGTTCTTCCTGGACCTGCGCGTCTTCGACCTGCTGTACGGCGGTGACCTCTCCGAGGTCGGGCGGGACACGCTCAAGCAGTACAACGTCAACTCCATCGCCCTGCAGGTGCCGAGCGAGGCGCTCGTTGAGTCCGAGGACCAGCCGATCGTGGGCATCTGGTCGACGACCCAGCGCAAGGGCGCCAACGGCCGGTTCCACCAGGTGTCGCGCCTCGGCATGCCGCTGGTCAACGAAGTCGTCAACCCCATCAGGGACAAGGACACGTTCAACGCGTCCTCGCCGGTGGACGACGCGCAGTTCCTGAAGAACGTCACCGAGCCGGAGCTGCCCAAGCTCATCGAGGCGATCTACCAGATCCCCGCGCCCGAGGAGCCGCGCAACGACCTCGTCGACGTCTTCCTGAAGGGCGTCGAGGGCCTCAACCAGCCCCCGCACGTGACCCCGTCGGAGCAGCTGCGCCTCAACACCTCCATCGAGCCCACCAAGAAGCCGAAGCGGCTGGGCGTGCTCGACGGCGACAACCAGGGCTTCCCGAACGGCCGCCGGCTCACCGACGACGTGATCGACATCGCACTGCAGGTCGTCGAGGGTGAACTGCTCGGCGCCAAGAACGACTTGGGCGACGCGGTCGACAAGAACGACAAGAAGTTCGGCAAGTCCTTCCCGTACGTGGGTCTGCCGACGGCCGGTTCGCGCGGCAAGACCGTCGAGGGCAACACCACGAACAGTGTGCGCAGCGCCCTCGGCACCGGTGTCGAGAGCGGCACCGACGACACCACGCTGATCGCGACCTCGGCCGGTGCCGGCGCGGCCGGTGTC
- the hmgA gene encoding homogentisate 1,2-dioxygenase, with protein sequence MSGDSRKTAEGLEYLSGFGNEHASEAVPGALPQGRNSPQRAPLGLYAEQLSGTAFTEPRAHNRRSWLYRIRPSAAHPAFTRADNGTLRTAPFTETVPDPNRLRWDPLPEPPAGTDFVAGLWTLGGNGDAARRTGMAVHLYHANSAMERVFGDADGELLIVPERGGLLVRTEFGLLHAEPGEVALVPRGVRFRVDLLDGSARGYVCENYGTPFRLPDLGPIGANGLANPRDFRAPVAAYEDVEGPVEVVNKFCGNLWTARYDHSPLDVVAWHGNSTPYVYDLRRFNVIGTVSYDHPDPSIFTVLTSPSDTPGLAEVDFVVFAPRWLVGEDTFRPPYFHRNVMSEYMGLIEGAYDAKAEGFVPGGGSLHTMMSAHGPDRETFDRASAAELKPQRVDDGLAFMFETRWPILTTTQAARAEHLQQGYDDVWAGLQRHFGPLR encoded by the coding sequence ATGAGCGGGGACTCGAGGAAGACGGCCGAGGGGCTGGAGTACCTCTCCGGTTTCGGCAACGAACACGCCTCGGAGGCGGTCCCGGGCGCGCTGCCGCAGGGCCGCAACTCCCCGCAGCGCGCCCCGCTCGGCCTGTACGCGGAGCAGCTCAGCGGCACCGCGTTCACCGAACCGAGGGCCCACAACCGCCGCTCCTGGCTCTACCGGATCCGCCCGTCGGCCGCGCACCCCGCCTTCACGCGGGCGGACAACGGCACCCTCCGTACGGCCCCCTTCACCGAGACGGTCCCCGACCCCAACCGGCTGCGCTGGGACCCTCTGCCGGAGCCGCCGGCCGGCACGGACTTCGTCGCCGGTCTGTGGACGCTCGGCGGCAACGGCGACGCGGCCCGGCGGACGGGCATGGCCGTGCACCTGTATCACGCCAATTCCGCCATGGAGCGGGTCTTCGGCGACGCGGACGGCGAACTGCTGATCGTCCCGGAGCGCGGTGGCCTGCTCGTGCGCACGGAGTTCGGCCTGCTGCACGCGGAGCCCGGCGAGGTGGCCCTGGTCCCCCGCGGTGTCCGCTTCCGCGTCGACCTCCTGGACGGCTCGGCCCGCGGCTACGTCTGCGAGAACTACGGCACCCCCTTCCGCCTCCCCGACCTCGGCCCGATCGGCGCCAACGGCCTCGCGAACCCGCGCGACTTCCGGGCGCCGGTCGCCGCGTACGAGGACGTCGAGGGCCCGGTGGAGGTGGTGAACAAGTTCTGCGGGAACCTCTGGACGGCCAGGTACGACCACTCCCCGCTCGACGTGGTCGCCTGGCACGGCAACTCCACCCCGTACGTGTACGACCTGCGCCGCTTCAACGTCATCGGTACGGTCTCGTACGACCATCCGGACCCGTCGATCTTCACGGTGCTGACGTCGCCGTCGGACACCCCGGGGCTGGCCGAGGTGGACTTCGTGGTCTTCGCGCCGCGCTGGCTGGTGGGTGAGGACACGTTCCGGCCGCCGTACTTCCACCGGAACGTGATGAGCGAGTACATGGGCCTGATCGAGGGCGCCTACGACGCCAAGGCGGAGGGCTTCGTGCCCGGGGGAGGTTCGCTGCACACCATGATGTCGGCGCACGGGCCGGACCGGGAGACCTTCGACCGGGCGAGCGCGGCGGAGCTGAAGCCCCAGCGGGTCGACGACGGGCTGGCGTTCATGTTCGAGACGCGCTGGCCGATCCTCACGACCACGCAGGCGGCCCGCGCGGAGCACCTGCAGCAGGGGTACGACGATGTGTGGGCCGGGCTCCAGCGCCACTTCGGCCCGTTGCGCTGA
- a CDS encoding TetR/AcrR family transcriptional regulator, translating to MKPMSQATSLRRAPVQRRSAERLTRILDACADLLDEVGYDALSTRAVALRAGVPIGSVYRFFGNKRAMADALAERNLDRFTDRVTRRLQATGGRGWRTAMDAVLDEYLDMKRNTPGFALIDFGNQIPVGGRRREPNHRVADRLSDLLSAFIDRTPDDDLRRTFLIAVETADTLVHLAFRVSPEGDPRIIEEMRELLRAYLARVLD from the coding sequence ATGAAGCCCATGTCCCAGGCGACCTCCTTGCGCCGCGCACCCGTGCAGCGGCGCAGTGCGGAACGACTGACCAGGATCCTCGACGCCTGCGCCGACCTCCTCGACGAGGTGGGGTACGACGCGCTGAGCACCCGTGCCGTGGCGCTGCGCGCGGGTGTGCCCATCGGCTCCGTCTACCGCTTCTTCGGCAACAAGCGCGCGATGGCCGACGCGCTCGCCGAACGCAACCTGGACCGCTTCACCGACCGCGTCACCCGCCGCCTCCAGGCGACGGGCGGCCGGGGCTGGCGCACCGCCATGGACGCCGTCCTCGACGAATACCTCGACATGAAGCGCAACACCCCCGGCTTCGCCCTCATCGACTTCGGCAACCAGATCCCCGTCGGAGGCCGCCGCCGGGAACCCAACCACCGCGTCGCGGACCGGCTGTCCGACCTGCTCTCCGCGTTCATCGACCGCACCCCCGACGACGACCTCCGCCGCACCTTCCTCATCGCCGTCGAGACCGCCGACACCCTCGTGCACCTGGCGTTCCGGGTCTCGCCGGAGGGGGACCCGCGGATCATCGAGGAGATGCGGGAACTGCTGCGGGCGTATCTGGCGCGCGTACTGGACTGA
- a CDS encoding type ISP restriction/modification enzyme → MPGVTPDDAPLLADLMPWSVAPPRLGRGWPTAPDTASLKARWRALLKAEGPDREALFAPTRSRTLASAVPQLPGRSGGTGRLARESGPCPEPVRVLAAPFDEQWLLPDHRLIDSARPELWRVADDHQVFVVEQSVTPEPSGPLLLASPVLPLTPPHGPRIGRVRPLYRRPGGQEPNLAPGLPEHLAERLGTDPVDPLDVLAWFLVAARPGPRGIEVPLTTDPETWDHGVGLGRRTLWLMRRNGDRPKLPGGRRPYVRAPFPSRPLELRYDPGEEALLIDEGRISPVPAEAWDFHVGGVRALQEWFARRTEPAEPGTLEAVRPTTWPQPWTSELLELITVLALLAELRPSQAALTIQRPITPAMLREAGVLPVPDTTRRPASVLDHHEEGPEGQFTLL, encoded by the coding sequence ATGCCCGGCGTGACGCCCGACGACGCTCCGCTGCTCGCGGACCTCATGCCGTGGTCCGTCGCACCGCCGCGGCTGGGCCGGGGGTGGCCGACGGCCCCCGACACGGCCTCCCTGAAAGCCCGCTGGCGCGCCCTGCTGAAGGCCGAGGGCCCGGACCGGGAGGCCCTGTTCGCTCCCACCCGCTCGCGCACCCTCGCCTCGGCGGTGCCCCAGTTGCCGGGCCGGTCCGGCGGCACCGGCCGGCTGGCCCGCGAGTCGGGCCCCTGCCCCGAGCCCGTGCGGGTCCTGGCGGCCCCCTTCGACGAGCAGTGGCTCCTTCCCGACCACCGCCTGATCGACTCCGCCCGACCCGAGCTGTGGCGTGTGGCGGACGACCACCAGGTCTTCGTCGTCGAACAGTCGGTCACACCCGAGCCGTCCGGCCCCCTCCTCCTCGCCTCTCCCGTCCTGCCGCTGACCCCGCCACACGGCCCCCGCATCGGCCGTGTCCGCCCGCTGTACCGACGGCCCGGCGGACAGGAACCGAACCTGGCGCCGGGACTGCCGGAGCACCTCGCCGAGCGCCTCGGCACCGATCCCGTCGACCCCCTCGACGTCCTCGCCTGGTTCCTGGTCGCCGCCCGTCCGGGCCCCCGAGGCATCGAAGTCCCGCTCACCACCGACCCCGAGACCTGGGACCACGGTGTCGGACTGGGCCGCCGCACCCTCTGGCTCATGCGCCGAAACGGCGACCGCCCCAAGCTCCCCGGGGGCCGCCGCCCCTACGTCCGCGCCCCGTTCCCCTCCCGCCCTCTGGAACTGCGCTACGACCCCGGGGAAGAAGCCCTGCTCATCGACGAGGGCCGCATCTCCCCCGTGCCGGCCGAGGCCTGGGACTTCCACGTCGGCGGAGTCCGCGCCCTGCAGGAGTGGTTCGCCCGCCGCACGGAACCGGCGGAGCCGGGCACGCTGGAGGCGGTACGCCCGACGACCTGGCCGCAGCCCTGGACCTCGGAGCTGCTGGAGCTGATCACCGTGCTGGCCCTGCTGGCGGAACTGCGCCCCTCACAGGCCGCGTTGACCATCCAGAGGCCGATCACGCCGGCGATGCTGCGCGAGGCGGGCGTCCTTCCCGTGCCGGACACGACCCGCAGACCCGCCTCGGTACTGGACCACCACGAGGAGGGCCCGGAGGGCCAGTTCACGCTGCTGTGA
- a CDS encoding GntR family transcriptional regulator gives MTSFAPDSIVLNRKLPLWYQVSQSLRASILGRSPQEPLRLPTEEQLAGHYGVSVLTMRQALKELEDEGLITRHRRRGTFIEPSAQRGSPVRLLGSVDAIVAQQSGMTTELLDHGSTPLSGELSAYFPDLTEVATYHRLRGDEKTGEPTNHARNYVRPELAERIDRDALLRWPMTKVLRDVVGVSIGRITDTVEARIADPETARLLRVPLLSPILHYTGVAYDDSGRVLDVAVIHYRGDRFSFTVTLDAP, from the coding sequence GTGACCTCCTTCGCTCCGGACTCGATCGTCCTGAACCGCAAACTGCCGCTCTGGTACCAGGTGTCGCAGTCCCTGCGCGCCTCGATACTCGGCCGGTCGCCCCAGGAACCCCTGCGGCTGCCCACCGAGGAACAGTTGGCCGGGCACTACGGGGTGAGCGTGCTGACCATGCGGCAGGCGCTGAAGGAGCTGGAGGACGAGGGGCTGATCACCCGGCACCGCCGGCGCGGCACGTTCATCGAGCCGAGCGCCCAGCGGGGCTCGCCCGTGCGGCTGCTCGGCTCGGTGGACGCGATCGTGGCCCAGCAGTCGGGCATGACGACGGAGCTGCTGGACCACGGCAGCACCCCCCTGTCGGGTGAACTCTCGGCGTACTTCCCGGACTTGACGGAGGTCGCGACGTACCACCGGCTGCGCGGCGACGAGAAGACGGGCGAGCCCACCAACCACGCCCGCAACTACGTCCGCCCCGAGCTGGCCGAACGCATCGACCGGGACGCTCTGCTGCGCTGGCCGATGACCAAGGTCCTGCGGGACGTCGTGGGCGTGTCCATCGGCCGGATCACCGACACCGTCGAGGCCCGTATCGCCGACCCGGAGACGGCCCGCCTCCTCCGGGTCCCGCTCCTCAGCCCGATCCTCCACTACACGGGCGTCGCCTACGACGACTCCGGCCGCGTCCTCGACGTGGCGGTCATCCACTACCGTGGCGACCGCTTCTCCTTCACCGTCACCCTCGACGCACCGTGA
- a CDS encoding sigma-70 family RNA polymerase sigma factor — translation MEADRLLVRVAGGDQRAFEDLYAVVSGPVFGLVRRVVRDPAQSEEVAQEVLLELWRSAGRFDPARGSALSWVLTLAHRRAVDRVRSARAATERERREGRRSHLTAFDQVTEEVEAGLERQWVRHCLEKLTSLQRESVTLAYYDGYTYREVAERLSCPLGTVKTRMRDGLTRLRECLGGAA, via the coding sequence GTGGAGGCGGACAGGCTGCTGGTCCGGGTGGCCGGCGGCGACCAACGGGCCTTCGAGGACCTGTACGCGGTGGTGTCCGGCCCGGTGTTCGGGCTGGTCCGCCGGGTCGTCCGGGACCCCGCGCAGTCGGAGGAGGTGGCTCAGGAGGTGCTGCTCGAACTCTGGCGCTCCGCGGGCCGGTTCGACCCCGCCCGGGGCAGCGCCCTGTCCTGGGTCCTCACCCTCGCGCACCGGCGCGCGGTGGACCGGGTGCGCAGCGCCCGCGCCGCCACCGAGCGCGAACGGCGCGAGGGGCGGCGGTCCCACCTCACCGCCTTCGACCAGGTCACCGAGGAGGTCGAGGCCGGACTCGAACGCCAGTGGGTGCGCCACTGCCTGGAGAAACTCACCTCCCTGCAGCGCGAGTCCGTCACCCTCGCCTACTACGACGGTTACACCTACCGTGAGGTGGCCGAGCGGCTCTCCTGCCCGCTCGGCACGGTCAAGACCCGTATGCGCGACGGACTCACACGGCTGCGCGAATGCCTGGGAGGAGCCGCATGA
- a CDS encoding anti-sigma factor, whose protein sequence is MSLFRREDLHSLAAPYALDALEPDERRRFDKHLERCDRCPAEVRALSEDAVRLAWSTAAPAPAALRDRVLAAVRDTPQEAPAQARPQQHLPPHVWGTAPPPKTRARAPRMRPLFAPLAAATAAAALVVASLFAVQADRARDQLEAERAQASEIAHVLAAPDARVSGDRDAEGHGIGVIASAEEGSAIVTLSGFEDLPDGRVHQLWLMRPDVQPRSLGLFDGDTPVVANGMDSDATSLAVTVEPDGGSPQPTSQPVVQLALESVGFGE, encoded by the coding sequence GTGAGCCTGTTCCGCCGCGAGGACCTCCACTCGCTCGCCGCCCCCTACGCGCTCGACGCCCTGGAGCCCGACGAGCGGCGCCGCTTCGACAAGCACCTGGAGCGGTGCGACCGCTGCCCCGCCGAGGTGCGGGCCCTGTCCGAGGACGCCGTCCGCCTCGCCTGGTCCACGGCCGCCCCGGCACCGGCCGCGCTGCGCGACCGCGTCCTCGCCGCCGTACGCGACACTCCGCAGGAGGCCCCGGCCCAGGCGCGCCCCCAGCAGCATCTGCCGCCGCATGTCTGGGGGACCGCCCCGCCGCCGAAGACGCGCGCCCGTGCGCCCCGGATGCGCCCTTTGTTCGCCCCGCTGGCCGCCGCCACGGCCGCCGCCGCGCTCGTCGTGGCCTCCCTCTTCGCCGTCCAGGCGGACCGCGCCCGGGACCAACTGGAGGCGGAGCGCGCGCAGGCGAGTGAGATCGCCCACGTTCTCGCCGCCCCGGACGCCCGCGTGAGCGGTGACCGGGACGCGGAGGGCCATGGAATCGGAGTGATCGCTTCCGCCGAGGAGGGGAGTGCGATCGTGACCCTCAGCGGATTCGAGGACCTCCCGGACGGCCGGGTGCATCAGCTCTGGCTCATGCGCCCCGACGTGCAACCACGCTCCCTGGGTCTCTTCGACGGCGACACGCCCGTGGTCGCGAACGGGATGGACTCCGACGCGACGTCACTCGCAGTGACCGTTGAACCCGACGGTGGATCACCGCAACCCACCAGCCAGCCAGTTGTCCAACTCGCCCTGGAATCGGTAGGATTCGGAGAGTAA